A genomic segment from Barrientosiimonas humi encodes:
- a CDS encoding alpha-amylase family glycosyl hydrolase yields the protein MSQNPGETSAASTRPGMGATTYDGGTTFRVWAPFAQDVSVVGDFTGWDERPVPLQREDGGRWSVDVPGVTSGAEYKFRLTGAGGQQLSKIDPYARRVTSSVGNGVVYDHAEFDWQGDDFAAPPMDDLVIYELHIGSFFTEDPNRPGTFALAFSKFDHLVALGVSAVHVMPIMEFAGDRSWGYNPAHIFAVESVYGGPDALKTFVREAHRRGIAVILDVVYNHLGPSDLDLWQFDGWSENGKGGIYFFNDDRSSTPWGDTRPDYGRAEVRQFIFDNAQSWLRDFHVDGLRWDMTPYIRSVDGGGRDLPEGWSLMHDVNSALQQQFSDVVFIAEDMQRKPEITRGDGAGFHTQWDGAFVHPVRSAMKALDDGSRSMGSLAEAVTTRYNDDAFQRVVYTESHDEVANGKARLPEEIDGNDPRAWHARKRSTLGAALALTSPGVPMLFQGQEFLEDEWFRDDVPLEWSLKETYHGIERLYADLIRLRRNASGASAGLRGQQTAVTLLDDQAKLMAYVRRAQGGPGDDVLVVVNASAQERRDVVVPVPAGGRWRLLVNSDAKIYSDDYGDLGSDADAFEENGQTRVRVSIAPYSVLVYGLAG from the coding sequence ATGAGCCAGAACCCCGGTGAGACCAGCGCTGCGAGCACGCGTCCCGGGATGGGCGCGACGACGTACGACGGGGGCACGACCTTCCGGGTCTGGGCACCGTTCGCGCAGGACGTCTCGGTCGTCGGCGACTTCACCGGCTGGGACGAGCGGCCGGTGCCGCTGCAGCGCGAGGACGGCGGGCGGTGGTCGGTCGACGTGCCGGGCGTCACGAGCGGCGCGGAGTACAAGTTCCGGCTGACCGGCGCGGGCGGCCAGCAGCTCAGCAAGATCGACCCGTACGCCCGCCGCGTCACCTCCTCCGTCGGCAACGGAGTCGTCTACGACCACGCCGAGTTCGACTGGCAGGGCGACGATTTCGCGGCTCCGCCGATGGACGACCTGGTGATCTACGAGCTGCACATCGGCTCGTTCTTCACCGAGGACCCGAACCGGCCCGGCACGTTCGCGCTGGCCTTCAGCAAGTTCGACCACCTCGTCGCGCTGGGCGTGAGCGCGGTGCACGTCATGCCGATCATGGAGTTCGCCGGCGACCGGTCGTGGGGCTACAACCCCGCGCACATCTTCGCGGTCGAGTCGGTCTACGGCGGGCCGGACGCGCTGAAAACCTTTGTGCGAGAAGCGCACCGACGCGGCATCGCGGTGATCCTCGACGTCGTCTACAACCACCTCGGCCCGAGCGACCTCGACCTGTGGCAGTTCGACGGGTGGAGCGAGAACGGCAAGGGCGGGATCTACTTCTTCAACGACGACCGGTCCAGCACGCCGTGGGGCGACACCCGCCCCGACTACGGCCGCGCCGAGGTGCGGCAGTTCATCTTCGACAACGCCCAGTCGTGGCTGCGCGACTTCCACGTCGACGGGCTGCGCTGGGACATGACGCCCTACATCCGCAGCGTCGACGGCGGCGGGCGCGACCTGCCCGAGGGCTGGTCGCTCATGCACGACGTGAACTCCGCTCTGCAGCAACAGTTCTCGGACGTGGTGTTCATCGCCGAGGACATGCAGCGCAAGCCCGAGATCACCCGCGGCGACGGCGCCGGGTTCCACACCCAGTGGGACGGCGCGTTCGTGCACCCGGTGCGGTCGGCGATGAAGGCGCTCGACGACGGCAGCCGCTCGATGGGCTCGCTGGCCGAGGCGGTCACCACCCGCTACAACGACGACGCGTTCCAGCGGGTCGTCTACACCGAGTCGCACGACGAGGTGGCCAACGGCAAGGCGCGCCTCCCCGAGGAGATCGACGGGAACGACCCGCGGGCCTGGCACGCCCGCAAGCGCTCGACCCTCGGCGCCGCGCTCGCCCTCACCAGCCCGGGCGTGCCGATGCTCTTCCAGGGACAGGAGTTCCTCGAGGACGAGTGGTTCCGCGACGACGTGCCGCTGGAATGGTCGCTCAAGGAGACCTACCACGGCATCGAGCGGCTCTACGCCGACCTGATCCGGTTGCGCCGCAACGCATCCGGCGCCAGCGCGGGTCTGCGCGGCCAGCAGACCGCAGTGACGCTGCTCGACGACCAGGCCAAGCTGATGGCGTACGTCCGGCGCGCGCAGGGCGGACCCGGCGACGACGTGCTCGTGGTGGTCAACGCCTCGGCCCAGGAGCGGCGCGACGTCGTCGTGCCGGTGCCCGCCGGCGGACGCTGGCGGCTGCTCGTCAACAGCGACGCGAAGATCTACAGCGACGACTACGGCGACCTCGGCAGCGACGCCGACGCGTTCGAGGAGAACGGCCAGACGCGGGTGCGGGTCAGCATCGCGCCCTACTCGGTGCTGGTCTACGGGCTCGCCGGCTGA
- a CDS encoding SPFH domain-containing protein — protein MGRAQQIREAAQQIAQGGGVQQAVQQAVQGVTQQAAERLPGGLDPSDFATARTQGFSTGTRIVQQTTSLENASETLNQSSYQPGPNGVLHVITPMVIPKGRRFVGMLPVLVLAIVGIFGFVALIPTDGLNVALFGPHYWVILLLLAAFLWWRLGMVMVPEGCQALISRFGKVENQVGPGLVTLFNPWKRVSYIVNTTREYPYNAPIHQAPTKSGVQASVDLFLQFRIVDPRQFIFSLGAVQGFQDKLNNAISETTRSLIYEQEAAGIYDLVGESTQRLLEQLNTQFAPAVEFTHANITHAEPSSQEYRMDLAAPEMVRVAKEAYTYEYELQLKKEQNEGDLNRDLASLNETLSSIQADIAKYQAQMDTALERETNRATAMARQRFVEAESEANANAALLEAQALDIRAMSAAEAPEILDYRYQQDLLARLEQVRDSLPQMVQIGGQDESVDYLKIAQGLVGGGSANLFSAEELDQIRQRRDEISARISSRESSITELLKPPETPEMEELAEPSSDEELPGAERMEEIRRSVSVDEPTGAGTPEPAAQRPAPRGPGGASPAPAGPAPGGPRPGADGVRQAPATDPTAVPMAQAGDPNATQGLRLGETPPPPPPPPTNDRHRLPGQGEEGQR, from the coding sequence ATGGGGCGAGCACAACAGATCCGCGAGGCCGCGCAACAGATCGCGCAGGGCGGCGGGGTGCAGCAGGCCGTGCAGCAGGCGGTGCAGGGGGTGACGCAGCAGGCAGCCGAGCGGCTGCCCGGGGGGCTCGACCCCTCCGACTTCGCCACCGCGCGCACCCAGGGGTTCTCGACCGGCACGCGCATCGTGCAGCAGACGACCTCGCTGGAGAACGCCAGCGAGACGCTGAACCAGTCGAGCTACCAGCCTGGCCCGAACGGCGTGCTGCACGTCATCACGCCGATGGTCATCCCCAAGGGCCGCCGGTTCGTCGGGATGCTCCCGGTGCTGGTGCTCGCGATCGTCGGCATCTTCGGCTTCGTGGCGCTGATCCCCACCGACGGGCTCAACGTCGCGCTGTTCGGCCCGCACTACTGGGTCATCCTGCTGCTGCTCGCCGCGTTCCTGTGGTGGCGCCTCGGCATGGTGATGGTCCCCGAGGGGTGCCAGGCCCTGATCAGCCGCTTCGGCAAGGTCGAGAACCAGGTGGGCCCCGGTCTGGTGACGCTGTTCAACCCGTGGAAGCGGGTGTCGTACATCGTCAACACGACGCGGGAGTACCCCTACAACGCGCCGATCCACCAGGCGCCGACCAAGAGCGGCGTGCAGGCGAGCGTCGACCTGTTCCTGCAGTTCCGGATCGTCGACCCGCGGCAGTTCATCTTCTCCCTCGGCGCGGTCCAGGGCTTCCAGGACAAGCTCAACAACGCGATCTCGGAGACCACCCGCTCGCTGATCTACGAGCAGGAGGCCGCGGGCATCTACGACCTCGTCGGCGAGAGCACCCAGCGGCTGCTGGAACAGCTCAACACCCAGTTCGCGCCGGCCGTGGAGTTCACCCACGCCAACATCACGCACGCGGAGCCCTCCAGCCAGGAGTACCGGATGGACCTCGCCGCGCCCGAGATGGTGCGGGTGGCCAAGGAGGCCTACACCTACGAGTACGAGCTGCAGCTGAAGAAGGAGCAGAACGAGGGTGACCTCAACCGCGACCTCGCCTCGCTCAACGAGACGCTGAGCTCGATCCAGGCCGACATCGCGAAGTACCAGGCGCAGATGGACACCGCGCTCGAGCGCGAGACCAACCGCGCGACGGCGATGGCGCGCCAGCGGTTCGTCGAGGCCGAGTCCGAGGCCAACGCCAACGCGGCGCTGCTCGAGGCGCAGGCGCTGGACATCCGCGCGATGAGCGCGGCCGAGGCGCCCGAGATCCTCGACTACCGGTACCAGCAGGACCTGCTCGCCCGCCTCGAGCAGGTGCGCGACAGCCTCCCGCAGATGGTGCAGATCGGTGGTCAGGACGAGAGCGTCGACTACCTCAAGATCGCCCAGGGCCTCGTCGGTGGCGGCAGCGCCAACCTGTTCAGCGCCGAGGAGCTGGACCAGATCCGGCAGCGCCGCGACGAGATCTCCGCGCGCATCAGCTCGCGGGAGAGCTCGATCACCGAGCTGCTCAAGCCGCCAGAGACCCCGGAGATGGAGGAGCTGGCCGAACCCAGCAGCGACGAGGAGCTGCCGGGGGCCGAGCGGATGGAGGAGATCCGCCGCTCGGTGTCGGTCGACGAGCCGACCGGGGCCGGTACGCCCGAGCCGGCCGCCCAGCGTCCGGCACCTCGTGGACCGGGTGGCGCGAGCCCCGCACCGGCCGGGCCGGCGCCGGGCGGACCCCGCCCGGGTGCGGACGGCGTACGGCAGGCTCCGGCCACCGACCCGACCGCGGTGCCGATGGCCCAGGCCGGGGACCCGAACGCCACGCAGGGGCTGCGGCTCGGCGAGACTCCCCCGCCCCCGCCCCCGCCGCCGACCAACGACCGACACCGGCTTCCCGGCCAGGGTGAGGAGGGCCAGCGATGA
- a CDS encoding SPFH domain-containing protein: MSAPMQEEMASRPRGMSSIKEALGSWGDIRQLLRGGDQGAIVPVVIPKDGRGLRWLTLVWIALWAFLSAGIATTTDADWAMVPLLLLGVLSLAGAALWWWRSSIIEIEEGTVGVLTKFGAISGPGLTPGRHYLWHPWARVAYVVDVTTEIPYNAPVLACPTHENVPLKSIEFFLKFRIVDALQFVQRIGAGNFDLVLSNSVQDAIRQRSRQVRTEQAYDLRGSDVQDMQDLLNRQLARYGVQIMGCNIPDVQLPTQYRQHISTRERVAKELQAYEKEWDLTRKRRVDTLLMDIERSKKVRDAKVVEVNASLNQARKDVAQMLEEQETEAQKVKYEIETRGRTNLVAAQGEARAQEQLATAYRDNRAVLGYELARRRLDVGAQLAQHAPQPVIVQTDGGGSDSSALSTLLLAQMLPRLGEQQSSTRPKPRQVSSETVDTAQQALTDAAKQMIGNRSGGKQG; the protein is encoded by the coding sequence ATGAGCGCCCCGATGCAGGAGGAGATGGCCTCGCGTCCGCGCGGAATGTCATCGATCAAGGAGGCCCTGGGCAGCTGGGGTGACATCCGCCAGCTGCTGCGCGGCGGCGACCAGGGTGCGATCGTGCCGGTCGTCATCCCCAAGGACGGCCGCGGCCTGCGCTGGCTGACGCTGGTCTGGATCGCGCTGTGGGCGTTCCTCAGCGCGGGCATCGCGACCACGACCGACGCCGACTGGGCAATGGTCCCACTGCTGCTGCTGGGTGTGCTGTCGCTCGCGGGCGCGGCGCTGTGGTGGTGGCGCTCCTCGATCATCGAGATCGAGGAGGGCACCGTCGGCGTGCTCACCAAGTTCGGCGCGATCTCGGGCCCGGGCCTCACGCCCGGTCGTCACTACCTGTGGCACCCGTGGGCGCGGGTGGCGTACGTCGTCGACGTCACCACCGAGATCCCTTACAACGCACCGGTGCTCGCGTGCCCGACGCACGAGAACGTCCCGCTGAAGTCGATCGAGTTCTTCCTGAAGTTCCGGATCGTCGACGCGCTGCAGTTCGTGCAGCGCATCGGTGCCGGCAACTTCGACCTGGTGCTGTCGAACTCGGTGCAGGACGCCATCCGGCAGCGCTCGCGGCAGGTGCGCACCGAGCAGGCCTACGACCTGCGCGGCTCCGACGTGCAGGACATGCAGGACCTGCTCAACCGGCAGCTGGCCCGCTACGGCGTGCAGATCATGGGGTGCAACATCCCCGACGTGCAGCTGCCGACGCAGTACCGCCAGCACATCTCCACGCGCGAGCGGGTGGCCAAGGAGCTGCAGGCCTACGAGAAGGAGTGGGACCTCACGCGCAAGCGCCGGGTCGACACCCTGCTCATGGACATCGAGCGCTCCAAGAAGGTCCGCGACGCCAAGGTCGTCGAGGTCAACGCCTCGCTGAACCAGGCCCGCAAGGACGTCGCCCAGATGCTCGAGGAGCAGGAGACCGAGGCGCAGAAGGTCAAGTACGAGATCGAGACCCGCGGCCGCACCAACCTGGTGGCCGCCCAGGGTGAGGCGCGGGCGCAGGAGCAGCTGGCGACGGCGTACCGCGACAACCGGGCCGTCCTCGGCTACGAGCTGGCCCGGCGTCGCCTCGACGTGGGCGCCCAGCTCGCGCAGCACGCGCCGCAGCCGGTCATCGTGCAGACCGACGGCGGCGGCTCGGACAGCTCGGCGCTGTCCACCCTGCTGCTGGCGCAGATGCTGCCGCGGCTCGGCGAGCAGCAGTCCTCGACCCGGCCGAAGCCCCGGCAGGTCTCCTCCGAGACCGTCGACACCGCGCAGCAGGCGCTGACCGACGCGGCCAAGCAGATGATCGGCAACCGGTCGGGCGGCAAGCAGGGCTGA
- a CDS encoding LVIVD repeat-containing protein, which yields MRSRRPHRRLSTLAAALLAGTFGLGISAASADPGDGSGPDGDDRVRTSTSSKAGTGKPAGIGLSGTQLAPDQIGRSANMELLKNVNPAGPLADSTGTDIAFEGNRAYVGNYDGFTIYDVSKPANPRMLSQVVCPGAQNDVSVSGNLLYLGTDSSRSDDSCASTSQPATQKDSWEGIKIFDISDPTNPRYLKAVETSCGSHTQTLVPGDAGTDYLYVSSYAPNAAYPDCAPPHDSISIVEVPKANPTAAKVVSTPNLFPDGGLANTSGCHDITAYPARKLAAGACMGDGIIMDISDPVNPRVVERVTDPNFAFWHSATFNNSGTKVVFTDELGGGGAATCNDAVGPTRGADAIYDLGSDNRLSFKSYFKISRDQFDSENCVAHNGSLIPVKGKDLMVQSWYMGGTSVWDFTDSANPREIAYFERGPAAGDDGGGTWSSYYYNGHIYSSDLGKGLDVLRVTGKDVAPAAGVKMDEFNPQSQPYVPRG from the coding sequence ATGAGATCTCGGCGACCGCACCGCCGACTGTCCACGCTCGCCGCCGCCCTGCTCGCAGGGACGTTCGGGCTGGGCATCTCCGCCGCCAGCGCCGACCCCGGCGACGGCTCCGGCCCGGACGGCGACGACCGCGTCCGGACCAGCACCTCGTCCAAGGCCGGCACGGGCAAGCCGGCGGGCATCGGCCTGTCCGGCACCCAGCTGGCGCCCGACCAGATCGGTCGCAGCGCCAACATGGAGCTGCTGAAGAACGTGAACCCGGCCGGGCCGCTGGCCGACAGCACCGGCACCGACATCGCGTTCGAGGGCAACCGCGCCTACGTCGGCAACTACGACGGCTTCACGATCTACGACGTCTCCAAGCCGGCGAACCCGCGCATGCTCTCCCAGGTGGTGTGCCCCGGCGCGCAGAACGACGTGAGCGTCTCGGGCAACCTGCTCTACCTCGGCACCGACTCCTCGCGCTCGGACGACTCGTGCGCCTCGACCTCGCAGCCGGCTACCCAGAAGGACAGCTGGGAGGGCATCAAGATCTTCGACATCAGCGACCCCACCAACCCCCGCTACCTCAAGGCGGTCGAGACCAGCTGCGGCTCGCACACCCAGACGCTGGTCCCGGGTGACGCCGGCACCGACTACCTCTACGTCTCGAGCTACGCCCCCAACGCGGCCTACCCCGACTGCGCGCCGCCGCACGACTCGATCTCGATCGTCGAGGTGCCCAAGGCGAACCCGACGGCGGCCAAGGTGGTCAGCACGCCGAACCTGTTCCCCGACGGCGGCCTCGCCAACACCTCCGGCTGCCACGACATCACGGCCTACCCGGCGCGCAAGCTCGCCGCGGGCGCGTGCATGGGCGACGGGATCATCATGGACATCAGCGACCCGGTGAACCCCAGGGTCGTCGAGCGGGTCACCGACCCCAACTTCGCGTTCTGGCACTCCGCGACGTTCAACAACTCCGGCACCAAGGTCGTCTTCACCGACGAGCTCGGCGGCGGCGGCGCGGCGACCTGCAACGACGCCGTGGGCCCGACCCGCGGCGCCGACGCGATCTACGACCTGGGCTCGGACAACCGGCTGTCGTTCAAGTCCTACTTCAAGATCTCGCGCGACCAGTTCGACTCCGAGAACTGCGTGGCGCACAACGGCTCGCTCATCCCGGTCAAGGGCAAGGACCTGATGGTGCAGTCGTGGTACATGGGCGGCACGAGCGTGTGGGACTTCACCGACTCGGCCAACCCGCGCGAGATCGCCTACTTCGAGCGCGGCCCGGCCGCCGGCGACGACGGCGGCGGCACCTGGTCGTCGTACTACTACAACGGGCACATCTACTCCTCCGACCTCGGCAAGGGGCTCGACGTGCTGCGCGTCACCGGCAAGGACGTCGCTCCCGCCGCCGGCGTGAAGATGGACGAGTTCAACCCGCAGTCCCAGCCGTACGTCCCGCGCGGCTGA
- a CDS encoding DUF305 domain-containing protein → MPLAPGLRVAAAVAVCCAVLTGCSEDAAPRSSATSPDAPVLQPGRPGQDNQTLTGTRAVPSPSAKASPADVRFVQNMIVHHAQALTMVDIAFGGLTDGQVRSLASRIRAEQGPEIGYMKRWLEKQGQRVPPQATNTRMAGGHDPSMPGMASKQQLLTLQNASGPAKDRTFLNLMITHHQGAISMALLRDKSGGTDADIEKLGGDIRSSQGSQITRMEKLRAGLPAA, encoded by the coding sequence ATGCCTCTCGCCCCCGGCCTGCGCGTCGCCGCCGCCGTCGCCGTCTGCTGCGCGGTGCTCACCGGCTGCAGCGAGGACGCCGCGCCCCGGTCGAGCGCCACCTCCCCCGACGCCCCGGTGCTGCAACCCGGGCGGCCCGGGCAGGACAACCAGACGCTCACCGGCACCCGCGCCGTGCCGAGCCCGAGCGCCAAGGCCAGCCCCGCCGACGTGCGCTTCGTGCAGAACATGATCGTCCACCACGCGCAGGCGCTCACCATGGTGGACATCGCGTTCGGCGGGCTCACCGACGGCCAGGTGCGCTCGCTCGCGTCACGCATCCGGGCCGAGCAGGGGCCGGAGATCGGCTACATGAAGCGCTGGTTGGAGAAGCAGGGCCAGCGGGTGCCGCCGCAGGCGACCAACACCCGGATGGCCGGCGGCCACGACCCGTCGATGCCCGGGATGGCCTCCAAGCAGCAGCTGCTCACCCTGCAGAACGCCTCGGGCCCGGCCAAGGACCGCACGTTCCTCAACCTGATGATCACCCACCACCAGGGCGCGATCTCGATGGCGCTGCTGCGCGACAAGTCGGGCGGCACCGACGCCGACATCGAGAAGCTCGGCGGCGACATCCGCTCCAGCCAGGGCAGCCAGATCACCCGCATGGAGAAGCTGCGCGCGGGCCTGCCCGCCGCCTGA
- a CDS encoding MFS transporter → MSQYRSLFGLTGLTYVVVAFLGRIPLAMSQLGVMLLVADDTGSYGAGGACAGALAVANAVAAPWWGNRADRFGQRPVVLIQSLAAATGLLVVLALVPTDLAWGWVAVAATVAGFFLPQVGPLARVRWRPVAERAGAPSKLVDTAFSYEGAADEAAFVLGPALVGVLALLGPSVALFVAAAMLAVFGTWFALHETARITFQAPEDEGTSTARLLTPALQVLCLAQLAIGSVFGSVQNGTSVLATAAGQPGLTGLFHALLGIGSVIAGLSLTVLPARWSLPARLRWFALAFVLLALPLLLVDSLAQLAPVLLVLGLSVAPYMITTFTLGERVTAPSRTGAAMTLLAGATGLGYAVGAAVAGRLADHGGHTPAFAVTICAGALMLLTAWLGGPVLQRGQRPRALVDAD, encoded by the coding sequence GTGTCGCAATATCGCTCCTTGTTCGGCCTGACCGGCCTGACGTACGTCGTCGTCGCCTTCCTCGGTCGCATCCCCCTGGCCATGAGCCAGCTCGGCGTCATGCTGCTGGTCGCCGACGACACCGGCAGCTACGGCGCAGGGGGCGCGTGCGCGGGTGCCCTCGCCGTCGCCAACGCGGTCGCGGCCCCGTGGTGGGGCAACCGGGCCGACCGGTTCGGGCAGCGCCCGGTCGTGCTGATCCAGTCGCTCGCCGCGGCGACCGGTCTGCTCGTGGTGCTGGCGCTGGTGCCGACCGACCTGGCCTGGGGCTGGGTCGCGGTGGCGGCGACGGTCGCCGGGTTCTTCCTGCCGCAGGTCGGTCCGCTCGCGCGGGTGCGCTGGCGCCCGGTCGCCGAGCGGGCCGGCGCCCCGAGCAAGCTCGTCGACACGGCGTTCTCCTACGAGGGTGCTGCCGACGAGGCGGCCTTCGTGCTCGGCCCGGCCCTGGTCGGGGTGCTCGCGCTGCTCGGGCCGTCGGTCGCGCTGTTCGTCGCGGCCGCGATGCTGGCGGTGTTCGGCACCTGGTTCGCGCTGCACGAGACGGCGCGCATCACCTTCCAGGCGCCCGAGGACGAGGGCACCAGCACCGCACGGCTGCTGACGCCCGCCCTGCAGGTGCTGTGCCTGGCGCAGCTGGCGATCGGCAGCGTCTTCGGCTCGGTGCAGAACGGCACGAGCGTGCTCGCCACCGCCGCCGGCCAGCCGGGGCTGACCGGCCTGTTCCACGCGCTGCTCGGCATCGGCAGCGTGATCGCCGGACTGTCGCTGACCGTGCTCCCGGCCCGCTGGAGCCTGCCGGCGCGGCTGCGCTGGTTCGCGCTGGCGTTCGTGCTGCTCGCCCTGCCGCTGCTGCTCGTCGACTCGCTCGCCCAGCTGGCCCCGGTGCTGCTCGTGCTGGGCCTCAGCGTCGCGCCGTACATGATCACCACGTTCACCCTCGGCGAGCGGGTGACGGCCCCGAGCCGCACCGGCGCGGCCATGACGCTGCTCGCGGGCGCCACCGGTCTCGGGTACGCCGTCGGCGCCGCCGTCGCCGGCCGTCTCGCCGACCACGGCGGCCACACCCCCGCCTTCGCCGTCACGATCTGCGCCGGCGCGCTGATGCTGCTGACCGCGTGGCTCGGCGGCCCGGTCCTGCAGCGCGGCCAGCGCCCCCGCGCCCTCGTCGACGCGGACTGA
- a CDS encoding PHP domain-containing protein has protein sequence MEPLDALRRIAFLLERSRAGTYRVKAFRTAADTVVKTPREELESRSAAGTLSDLPGIGKATEKVIREALAGQTPTYLVELEEAAPEHLTEGGLAYREALRGDCHCHSDWSDGGSPIQEMVATAMELGHEYLVLTDHSPRLRIANGLSKERLGKQLQVIDTINAHVDGFTLLKGIEVDILDDGALDQTEAMLQRLDLRVASVHSKLKMGPQAMTRRMVTAVSNPLVNVLGHCTGRLIEGDRGKRPQSQFDARAVFEACAEHGTAVEINSRPERTDPPDDLLTLALEIGCLFSIDSDAHAPGQLDFVQYGCERAERLGVPIERIVDTWERDKLLSWAAGE, from the coding sequence ATGGAGCCGTTGGACGCCCTGCGCCGGATCGCCTTCCTGCTGGAGCGCTCCCGGGCCGGGACCTATCGCGTCAAGGCGTTCCGCACCGCTGCCGACACGGTCGTCAAGACACCGCGCGAGGAGCTCGAGTCTCGTTCTGCCGCAGGCACGCTCAGCGACCTGCCGGGCATCGGCAAGGCGACCGAGAAGGTCATCCGCGAGGCGCTCGCGGGCCAGACGCCGACGTACCTCGTCGAGCTCGAGGAGGCCGCGCCCGAGCACCTCACCGAGGGCGGTCTGGCCTATCGCGAGGCGCTGCGCGGCGACTGCCACTGCCACTCCGACTGGAGCGACGGCGGATCCCCGATCCAGGAGATGGTGGCGACCGCGATGGAGCTGGGCCACGAGTACCTCGTGCTCACCGACCACTCCCCCCGGCTGCGCATCGCCAACGGCCTGTCCAAGGAGCGCCTCGGCAAGCAGCTGCAGGTGATCGACACGATCAACGCCCACGTCGACGGGTTCACCCTGCTCAAGGGCATCGAGGTCGACATCCTCGACGACGGCGCGCTCGACCAGACCGAGGCGATGCTGCAGCGGCTCGACCTGCGGGTCGCGTCGGTGCACTCCAAGCTCAAGATGGGCCCGCAGGCGATGACCCGCCGGATGGTGACGGCCGTGAGCAACCCGCTGGTCAACGTGCTCGGTCACTGCACCGGGCGGCTGATCGAGGGCGACCGCGGCAAGCGTCCGCAGTCGCAGTTCGACGCGCGGGCGGTCTTCGAGGCGTGCGCCGAGCACGGCACCGCCGTCGAGATCAACAGCCGGCCGGAGCGTACGGACCCGCCGGACGACCTGCTCACGCTCGCCCTGGAGATCGGTTGCCTGTTCTCGATCGACAGCGACGCGCACGCCCCCGGGCAGCTGGACTTCGTGCAGTACGGCTGCGAGCGGGCCGAGCGTCTGGGGGTCCCGATCGAGCGCATCGTCGACACCTGGGAGCGCGACAAGCTGCTGTCCTGGGCTGCCGGAGAGTGA
- a CDS encoding copper resistance CopC family protein has protein sequence MKTAARPLTVFFVLLGLLGLGVANAPSASAHDRLLRSTPADGATVSAPDTVGLTFNAEIVPAGSRIQVTGPDGQQVTSGDVSIDGVSASQAVDISAPGRYAVTWRVTSSDGHPISGNFAFTVEGGASQTGSETGTAPATGDSGTETGTATEAPTNETAESQPGFEASSSTPPATPSEQVDTNATNNQPWLIVGLGVLALLVILGGGWYARGRVRDDA, from the coding sequence GTGAAAACAGCGGCACGCCCCCTCACAGTCTTCTTCGTCCTCCTCGGCCTGCTCGGTCTCGGGGTCGCGAACGCGCCCAGCGCGTCGGCCCACGACCGGTTGCTGCGGTCGACCCCCGCGGACGGTGCGACGGTCAGCGCCCCGGACACGGTCGGGCTGACGTTCAACGCCGAGATCGTCCCCGCGGGCTCGCGCATCCAGGTCACCGGCCCCGACGGGCAGCAGGTCACCTCCGGCGACGTCAGCATCGACGGCGTCTCGGCGAGCCAGGCGGTCGACATCAGCGCCCCCGGCCGCTACGCCGTGACCTGGCGGGTGACCTCCAGCGACGGGCACCCGATCTCGGGCAACTTCGCGTTCACCGTCGAGGGCGGCGCGTCGCAGACCGGCTCCGAGACCGGCACCGCGCCGGCGACGGGCGACTCGGGCACCGAGACCGGGACCGCCACCGAGGCCCCGACCAACGAGACGGCCGAGAGCCAGCCCGGCTTCGAGGCGAGCAGCAGCACCCCGCCCGCCACGCCGAGCGAGCAGGTCGACACCAACGCCACGAACAACCAGCCCTGGCTCATCGTCGGGCTCGGTGTGCTGGCGCTGCTCGTCATCCTCGGCGGCGGCTGGTACGCCCGCGGCCGGGTCCGCGACGACGCCTGA
- a CDS encoding DUF3073 domain-containing protein, whose translation MGRGRAKAKQTKVARELKYFSPDTDLSALERELRSGNSSHQADEPRGGDQGEPDDDYADYEKWASGDR comes from the coding sequence ATGGGGCGCGGCCGGGCGAAGGCAAAGCAGACCAAGGTGGCCCGGGAGCTGAAGTACTTCTCTCCCGACACCGACCTGAGCGCACTCGAGCGCGAGCTGCGCTCAGGCAACTCGTCGCACCAAGCCGACGAGCCGCGAGGCGGCGATCAGGGTGAGCCTGACGACGACTACGCCGACTACGAGAAGTGGGCCTCGGGCGACCGCTGA